One stretch of Papaver somniferum cultivar HN1 unplaced genomic scaffold, ASM357369v1 unplaced-scaffold_154, whole genome shotgun sequence DNA includes these proteins:
- the LOC113336707 gene encoding histone H2AX, producing MSSPATKSTKGGRGKPKATKSVTRSSKAGLQFPVGRIARFLKAGKYAERVGGGAPVYLAAVLEYLAAEVLELAGNAARDNKKNRIVPRHIQLAVRNDEELSKLLGAVTIANGGVLPNIHQNLLPKKAGKGKGEIGSASQEF from the exons ATGAGTTCTCCAGCAACAAAATCAACCAAAGGAGGAAGAGGAAAGCCAAAAGCAACAAAATCAGTAACAAGATCTTCAAAAGCCGGTCTACAATTCCCTGTTGGTAGAATCGCTAGGTTTCTGAAAGCTGGTAAATATGCTGAACGTGTTGGTGGTGGTGCTCCTGTTTACCTCGCCGCCGTGCTTGAATACCTCGCTGCTGAG gttttggaaTTAGCTGGAAATGCTGCAAGAGATAACAAGAAGAACAGGATTGTACCAAGACACATCCAACTTGCAGTGAGGAATGATGAAGAGTTGAGCAAGCTATTGGGTGCTGTTACTATTGCTAACGGAGGTGTTCTACCTAATATTCATCAGAATCTGTTGCCAAAGAAGGCTGGGAAAGGAAAGGGTGAAATCGGTTctgcttctcaagaattttag